A portion of the Lolium rigidum isolate FL_2022 chromosome 1, APGP_CSIRO_Lrig_0.1, whole genome shotgun sequence genome contains these proteins:
- the LOC124682580 gene encoding uncharacterized protein LOC124682580 isoform X3, giving the protein MPLSFLLPPLSTAPPPRARHGARLQPPRPCARRRILRVRASGEATPPPSRTQMIMDKISGGDEVGGAGGAYSYEALKRLDRLCSSICESQVDSNVPEIVTRVQGPSLDYDLGSDSKIFDVLVCGGTLGIFIATALSYKGLRVGIIERNIIKGREQEWNISRKELMEIVEVGILSEGEVEQIITSDFNPNRCAFENKGEIWMENILHLGISRSNF; this is encoded by the exons ATGCCGCTCTCGTTTCTTCTTCCTCCCCTTTCCACCGCTCCTCCACCGCGTGCTCGCCATGGCGCCCGCCTCCAGCCACCGCGGCCGTGCGCCAGGCGCAGGATCCTGCGCGTTAGGGCGTCGGGGGAGGCCACGCCGCCACCTTCCAGAACCCAG ATGATTATGGATAAGATTTCTGGTGGCGATGAAGTTGGCGGTGCTGGTGGGGCTTACTCATATGAGGCGTTGAAAAGACTGGATCGACTATGCTCTAGTATATGTGAATCGCAAGTAG actccaatgtccctgaaattgTTACTCGCGTCCAAGGGCCATCGCTTGATTATGATCTTGGTTCTGACTCAAAGATCTTTGATGTACTAGTGTGTGGAGGCACATTAGGTATTTTCATAGCTACTGCTCTCAGTTATAAAGGCCTTCGGGTTGGAATTATCGAAAGAAACATAATCAAAGGG AGGGAACAAGAGTGGAATATTTCGAGAAAGGAGCTTATGGAAATTGTGGAAGTTGGCATCCTTTCAGAAGGGGAAGTTGAACAGATAATCACAAGTGATTTCAATCCC AATAGATGTGCATTTGAGAATAAGGGCGAAATTTGGATGGAGAACATTCTTCACCTTGGAATATC GAGGAGCAATTTTTGA
- the LOC124682580 gene encoding uncharacterized protein LOC124682580 isoform X1, which produces MPLSFLLPPLSTAPPPRARHGARLQPPRPCARRRILRVRASGEATPPPSRTQMIMDKISGGDEVGGAGGAYSYEALKRLDRLCSSICESQVDSNVPEIVTRVQGPSLDYDLGSDSKIFDVLVCGGTLGIFIATALSYKGLRVGIIERNIIKGREQEWNISRKELMEIVEVGILSEGEVEQIITSDFNPNRCAFENKGEIWMENILHLGISPAKLIEIMKERFISSGGAIFEGKSLSSISVHDDLAVLKLSDGDCLPCRLVVDAMGNFSPIVRQIRSGRKPDGLCLVVGACARGFEKNTTSDVIFSSSSVKKAGNFGVQLFWEVTTVSFSTSDTNLMLRNGTKISKLQKHFCAYHNTFC; this is translated from the exons ATGCCGCTCTCGTTTCTTCTTCCTCCCCTTTCCACCGCTCCTCCACCGCGTGCTCGCCATGGCGCCCGCCTCCAGCCACCGCGGCCGTGCGCCAGGCGCAGGATCCTGCGCGTTAGGGCGTCGGGGGAGGCCACGCCGCCACCTTCCAGAACCCAG ATGATTATGGATAAGATTTCTGGTGGCGATGAAGTTGGCGGTGCTGGTGGGGCTTACTCATATGAGGCGTTGAAAAGACTGGATCGACTATGCTCTAGTATATGTGAATCGCAAGTAG actccaatgtccctgaaattgTTACTCGCGTCCAAGGGCCATCGCTTGATTATGATCTTGGTTCTGACTCAAAGATCTTTGATGTACTAGTGTGTGGAGGCACATTAGGTATTTTCATAGCTACTGCTCTCAGTTATAAAGGCCTTCGGGTTGGAATTATCGAAAGAAACATAATCAAAGGG AGGGAACAAGAGTGGAATATTTCGAGAAAGGAGCTTATGGAAATTGTGGAAGTTGGCATCCTTTCAGAAGGGGAAGTTGAACAGATAATCACAAGTGATTTCAATCCC AATAGATGTGCATTTGAGAATAAGGGCGAAATTTGGATGGAGAACATTCTTCACCTTGGAATATC GCCTGCTAAACTTATTGAGATCATGAAAGAGCGCTTCATTTCTTCAGGAGGAGCAATTTTTGAGGGAAAAAGTTTGTCAAGCATTTCGGTTCATGACGATCTTGCA GTACTAAAATTGAGCGATGGTGATTGTTTGCCTTGtcgacttgttgttgatgctatgggTAATTTTTCCCCAATTGTGCGACAG ATCCGCTCCGGTAGAAAACCAGATGGACTATGTCTTGTTGTTGGTGCTTGTGCTCGTGGGTTTGAAAAAAATACAACAAGTGATGTTATTTTCAGTAGCTCATCAGTAAAGAAAGCTGGAAATTTTGGAGTACAGCTCTTTTGGGAGGTAACTACTGTTTCTTTCAGTACTTCTGACACAAATTTGATGCTGAGAAATGGAACTAAGATATCTAAATTACAAAAGCATTTCTGCGCATACCACAACAcattttgttaa
- the LOC124682580 gene encoding uncharacterized protein LOC124682580 isoform X2, protein MPLSFLLPPLSTAPPPRARHGARLQPPRPCARRRILRVRASGEATPPPSRTQMIMDKISGGDEVGGAGGAYSYEALKRLDRLCSSICESQVDSNVPEIVTRVQGPSLDYDLGSDSKIFDVLVCGGTLGIFIATALSYKGLRVGIIERNIIKGREQEWNISRKELMEIVEVGILSEGEVEQIITSDFNPVRIDVHLRIRAKFGWRTFFTLEYRGAIFEGKSLSSISVHDDLAVLKLSDGDCLPCRLVVDAMGNFSPIVRQIRSGRKPDGLCLVVGACARGFEKNTTSDVIFSSSSVKKAGNFGVQLFWEVTTVSFSTSDTNLMLRNGTKISKLQKHFCAYHNTFC, encoded by the exons ATGCCGCTCTCGTTTCTTCTTCCTCCCCTTTCCACCGCTCCTCCACCGCGTGCTCGCCATGGCGCCCGCCTCCAGCCACCGCGGCCGTGCGCCAGGCGCAGGATCCTGCGCGTTAGGGCGTCGGGGGAGGCCACGCCGCCACCTTCCAGAACCCAG ATGATTATGGATAAGATTTCTGGTGGCGATGAAGTTGGCGGTGCTGGTGGGGCTTACTCATATGAGGCGTTGAAAAGACTGGATCGACTATGCTCTAGTATATGTGAATCGCAAGTAG actccaatgtccctgaaattgTTACTCGCGTCCAAGGGCCATCGCTTGATTATGATCTTGGTTCTGACTCAAAGATCTTTGATGTACTAGTGTGTGGAGGCACATTAGGTATTTTCATAGCTACTGCTCTCAGTTATAAAGGCCTTCGGGTTGGAATTATCGAAAGAAACATAATCAAAGGG AGGGAACAAGAGTGGAATATTTCGAGAAAGGAGCTTATGGAAATTGTGGAAGTTGGCATCCTTTCAGAAGGGGAAGTTGAACAGATAATCACAAGTGATTTCAATCCCGTAAG AATAGATGTGCATTTGAGAATAAGGGCGAAATTTGGATGGAGAACATTCTTCACCTTGGAATATC GAGGAGCAATTTTTGAGGGAAAAAGTTTGTCAAGCATTTCGGTTCATGACGATCTTGCA GTACTAAAATTGAGCGATGGTGATTGTTTGCCTTGtcgacttgttgttgatgctatgggTAATTTTTCCCCAATTGTGCGACAG ATCCGCTCCGGTAGAAAACCAGATGGACTATGTCTTGTTGTTGGTGCTTGTGCTCGTGGGTTTGAAAAAAATACAACAAGTGATGTTATTTTCAGTAGCTCATCAGTAAAGAAAGCTGGAAATTTTGGAGTACAGCTCTTTTGGGAGGTAACTACTGTTTCTTTCAGTACTTCTGACACAAATTTGATGCTGAGAAATGGAACTAAGATATCTAAATTACAAAAGCATTTCTGCGCATACCACAACAcattttgttaa